One genomic segment of Salmo trutta chromosome 8, fSalTru1.1, whole genome shotgun sequence includes these proteins:
- the eif4e2rs1 gene encoding eukaryotic translation initiation factor 4E family member 2 related sequence 1 — MNQFEHLKEDDTEDQDETVCNREEDGSINNNRRKTVSPAAGEHPLQYNYTLWYSRRTPSRPANTQSYEQNIRQIGTVASVEQFWKFYSHLVRPGDLTGHSDFHLFKEGIKPMWEDEANKNGGKWIIRLRKGLASRFWENIILAMLGEQFMVGEEICGVVVSIRFQEDILSIWNKTASDQVTTSRIRDTLRRVLNLPPNTIMEYKTHNDSLKDNSSFRNTKITL, encoded by the exons ATGAACCAATTTGAACA TCTGAAAGAGGACGACACAGAGGACCAGGATGAGACGGTCTGTAATCGGGAGGAAGACGGCTCCATCAACAACAACAGACGCAAG acgGTGAGTCCTGCAGCAGGAGAACATCCTCTTCAGTATAACTATACCTTGTGGTATTCTCGGAGGACTCCGTCCCGGCCCGCCAACACACAGAGTTATGAACAGAACATCAGACAGATCGGCACGGTGGCCtcg GTGGAGCAGTTCTGGAAGTTCTACAGTCACCTGGTGCGACCGGGGGACCTGACTGGACACTCTGATTTCCACCTGTTTAAAGAGGGAATCAAACCCATGTGGGAG GATGAAGCTAATAAGAACGGGGGGAAGTGGATCATCAGGCTACGAAAAG gtcTGGCCAGCAGGTTCTGGGAGAACATTATTCTGGCCATGTTGGGAGAACAGTTCATGGTGGGAGAGGAGATCTGTGGGGTGGTGGTCTCTATACGcttccag gaaGACATCCTGTCTATATGGAATAAGACGGCCAGCGATCAGGTGACGACATCTAGAATCCGAGACACTCTTCGCCGCGTCCTGAACCTCCCTCCCAACACCATCATGGAGTACAAGACACACAACGACAGCCTGAA GGATAATTCCAGCTTCCGCAACACAAAGATCACCCTGTGA